The following are encoded together in the Candidatus Zixiibacteriota bacterium genome:
- a CDS encoding PAS domain-containing protein, with amino-acid sequence MSIQGHSQKGRENRITDLLLVKADMKDRIPQINIIELFERSSLAFCLIKEIDEESPHKYVIAHANSRIAEYFKLERIASIGTPLDHALKPECCNKIVELISRARKSLKTVSEDIRLHVEDNRFKWLSIEIIHISDYFCLICRDISRHKHESDQLQQAQEDLSTQVESSRQKLDQTQKSLDEKTRESREYDRSLQESRHDLETFLNCLQESAYLIDLEGRILMANQTFARRMGLKLDDLLYQNIYEILDEPVSRKRKHYADRAVMTKKPQSFEDVRDELTIYNRIYPAFDADGQVVRLAVLGFDITQNKKAEKQLIKMTEELARSNRDLEQFAYIASHDLQEPLRMVSSFTQLLARRYAGRLDKDADEFIAFAVDGARRMSDLIQALLRYSRVHTNERAFEEVDLNRVLNIVTRNLKYSIEESGAKIKSADLPIVTADETQMIQLMQNLLSNAIKFRSDNPLEISIGCESSEE; translated from the coding sequence ATGTCAATACAGGGGCATAGTCAAAAAGGCCGAGAGAATCGGATTACTGATTTACTATTGGTAAAAGCTGACATGAAGGATCGTATCCCGCAGATCAATATCATCGAACTATTCGAGCGAAGTTCACTGGCGTTTTGCCTGATAAAAGAGATTGACGAGGAAAGTCCTCATAAATACGTAATAGCTCATGCCAATTCCCGGATAGCTGAATATTTCAAACTTGAGCGAATAGCATCAATCGGGACTCCTCTCGACCATGCTCTCAAACCGGAGTGCTGTAATAAAATTGTCGAACTGATCTCACGGGCACGCAAAAGCCTCAAGACAGTCAGCGAGGATATCAGGCTTCATGTAGAGGATAACCGCTTTAAATGGCTGAGCATCGAAATTATTCACATTTCTGATTATTTCTGCCTTATATGCAGAGATATAAGCCGCCATAAGCATGAGAGCGATCAGCTCCAGCAGGCACAAGAAGATCTCTCGACCCAGGTCGAATCGAGCCGGCAGAAACTGGATCAGACTCAAAAGTCATTGGATGAGAAGACCCGCGAAAGCAGGGAATACGATAGAAGCCTGCAGGAGTCCCGGCACGACCTGGAGACTTTTTTGAACTGCCTTCAGGAATCAGCCTACCTTATCGACCTCGAAGGCCGGATACTGATGGCAAACCAGACTTTTGCGAGACGCATGGGACTGAAACTTGATGACCTCTTGTATCAGAACATCTATGAAATCCTGGACGAGCCTGTTTCTCGCAAGCGTAAACATTACGCCGACCGCGCGGTCATGACCAAAAAGCCACAGAGCTTTGAGGATGTTCGCGATGAGCTCACGATATACAACCGCATCTATCCAGCTTTTGATGCTGATGGTCAGGTAGTCCGGCTGGCTGTTCTCGGATTCGATATTACACAAAATAAAAAAGCCGAAAAGCAGTTAATCAAGATGACCGAGGAACTGGCGCGCTCGAACCGCGACCTGGAGCAGTTTGCCTATATAGCCTCGCATGATCTGCAGGAACCGCTCCGCATGGTTTCCAGCTTCACACAGCTTCTGGCTCGTCGGTACGCTGGTCGGCTGGATAAGGATGCCGATGAATTTATCGCTTTCGCTGTCGATGGCGCACGCCGGATGAGTGATCTGATTCAGGCCCTTTTACGTTATTCACGAGTTCACACAAACGAGAGAGCTTTCGAAGAAGTTGATTTGAATCGTGTCTTGAACATAGTTACCAGAAATCTCAAGTATTCGATCGAGGAAAGTGGAGCGAAAATCAAGTCTGCAGATCTTCCGATAGTTACTGCTGACGAAACCCAGATGATCCAGCTGATGCAGAATCTTCTGTCCAACGCGATCAAGTTCCGATCCGACAATCCACTTGAGATTTCGATTGGATGTGAATCATCTGAAGAGGA